One window from the genome of Natrialba magadii ATCC 43099 encodes:
- a CDS encoding NAD(P)/FAD-dependent oxidoreductase, producing MNVVVIGGGIVGLASAYELAERGADVTVCEKGSIGSGSTERAAGGIRAQFSTPINVELSRESMRVWDEFDERFGTEIDYRKNGYLFLARSEETAAAFEDTVAMQNDCGVPSEILDPEDAQEHCPGIDADKFVAATYSPTDGFADPHLALQAYSQAAAEAGADVRTKTPVVDVLRDDSGGEPRVIGVETPDERLEADAVVNAAGPWAREAAAMADVVLPITPKRRQIAIAEPETQVPETDPLTIDLDQGSYFRPERNGDALVGGHFAETDPARDPDGYTRSMDFEWAIDALEAAADWTSYFGPESAIKRGWAGLYAVTPDDNAIVEETIPGFITAAGFSGHGFQHAPALGQLVAELALEGEPSLLDIESLSSTRFDQDDGDGAAAERTERNVV from the coding sequence ATGAACGTCGTCGTTATCGGTGGTGGGATCGTCGGTCTCGCAAGTGCCTACGAACTGGCAGAGCGTGGCGCTGACGTGACCGTTTGCGAGAAGGGGTCAATCGGTTCTGGAAGCACGGAGCGCGCCGCGGGGGGTATCCGTGCGCAGTTCTCGACGCCGATCAACGTCGAACTCTCCCGCGAGAGCATGCGCGTCTGGGACGAGTTCGACGAACGCTTCGGAACGGAGATTGACTACCGGAAGAACGGCTACCTCTTTCTCGCGCGCAGCGAGGAGACCGCAGCAGCCTTCGAGGACACCGTCGCGATGCAGAACGACTGCGGCGTGCCGAGCGAGATTCTGGACCCCGAGGACGCACAGGAGCACTGTCCGGGTATCGACGCAGACAAATTTGTCGCCGCGACGTACTCGCCGACCGACGGCTTCGCCGACCCCCATCTCGCACTGCAGGCATACTCGCAGGCCGCTGCAGAGGCGGGCGCTGACGTACGAACGAAGACACCCGTCGTCGACGTGCTCCGTGACGACTCGGGCGGTGAACCGCGCGTGATAGGTGTCGAAACGCCTGACGAACGGCTCGAGGCTGACGCCGTCGTCAACGCCGCTGGCCCGTGGGCGCGCGAGGCCGCTGCGATGGCGGACGTCGTCTTGCCAATCACGCCGAAACGTCGCCAGATTGCCATTGCCGAGCCGGAGACACAGGTTCCGGAGACAGACCCGCTCACCATCGACCTCGATCAAGGGTCGTACTTCCGTCCAGAGCGTAACGGCGACGCACTCGTCGGCGGCCACTTCGCCGAGACGGACCCCGCCCGCGATCCCGATGGCTACACCCGTTCGATGGACTTCGAGTGGGCGATCGACGCCCTCGAGGCTGCTGCCGACTGGACCAGCTACTTCGGCCCCGAATCCGCCATCAAGCGTGGTTGGGCCGGCCTGTACGCCGTCACGCCCGACGATAACGCCATCGTCGAGGAGACGATTCCGGGCTTCATTACGGCCGCTGGCTTCTCCGGACACGGCTTCCAACACGCGCCCGCACTCGGTCAACTCGTCGCCGAACTAGCCCTCGAGGGCGAGCCCTCACTGCTCGATATCGAGTCGCTCTCGAGTACCCGTTTCGATCAGGACGACGGTGATGGAGCGGCCGCCGAGCGCACGGAGCGGAACGTGGTCTGA
- a CDS encoding NAD(P)/FAD-dependent oxidoreductase, producing the protein MKLVIVGGGIIGTATAARLGQTDHDVTLVERDEIGTDTTAASAGMLMRAAVEPTPFDVALRNRAWAAYQRLFEESGLEAERIGTLYLAETAAYAERLERSAATLADHGVDATFRTPDELAEYGIDTSNFDDSRDPGAFAGGLHTTADRRCNPAAVASWFADCAREAGVDVRTGVEVTAIRTRNGTVRAVETDTGRIDADTVINAAGPWAPQLNNTVGVSLPLAHTVGPMAELECPAAASQRADSTQSNTNSNSNATPFTILESKRYVRPGAANGSKAPRRAVVGEFNTGYAEGSVLELHKRDLSDSFRNGAPGTASLVSGFDDATITEEWVGYRTVTPDGRPIVGETDVSGFVVACGLTGLGITLAPAVADLVADAVAGGLDSEHREQVGPDRF; encoded by the coding sequence ATGAAACTCGTCATCGTCGGCGGCGGCATTATCGGTACCGCGACCGCCGCGCGGCTTGGCCAGACGGACCACGACGTCACGCTCGTCGAGCGCGACGAGATCGGAACCGACACGACGGCTGCCTCTGCGGGAATGCTCATGCGCGCTGCGGTCGAGCCGACACCGTTCGACGTGGCGCTCCGGAACCGCGCCTGGGCGGCTTACCAGCGACTGTTCGAAGAGAGTGGCCTCGAGGCTGAACGGATCGGAACACTCTATCTCGCCGAAACGGCGGCGTACGCTGAACGTCTCGAGCGCTCCGCGGCGACGCTCGCCGACCACGGTGTCGATGCCACGTTCCGAACGCCCGACGAACTCGCCGAGTACGGCATTGACACGTCGAATTTCGACGACAGTCGAGATCCTGGTGCGTTCGCTGGCGGGCTACACACTACGGCGGACAGGCGATGCAATCCGGCCGCCGTCGCATCCTGGTTCGCAGACTGTGCCCGTGAGGCCGGTGTCGACGTTCGAACCGGTGTCGAAGTCACTGCTATTCGAACGCGAAACGGAACTGTTCGTGCTGTCGAGACCGACACCGGCCGGATCGACGCCGACACTGTCATCAACGCCGCCGGCCCCTGGGCACCACAGCTGAACAACACGGTCGGCGTCTCGCTTCCACTCGCCCACACCGTCGGCCCGATGGCCGAACTCGAGTGCCCCGCCGCCGCGTCCCAGCGCGCCGATTCCACCCAGTCCAACACAAACTCCAACTCCAACGCCACCCCGTTCACCATCCTCGAGTCAAAGCGCTACGTTAGACCCGGCGCTGCAAACGGCTCGAAAGCACCGCGTCGCGCCGTCGTCGGCGAGTTCAACACCGGGTACGCTGAGGGGAGTGTACTCGAGTTACACAAGCGCGATCTTTCCGATTCGTTTCGAAACGGTGCACCCGGTACCGCCAGCCTCGTGTCGGGGTTTGACGACGCGACAATCACTGAGGAGTGGGTTGGCTACCGAACAGTAACGCCGGACGGCCGGCCGATCGTCGGCGAGACGGACGTGTCTGGCTTCGTCGTCGCCTGTGGGCTGACGGGACTTGGGATCACGCTCGCGCCGGCGGTGGCCGACCTCGTTGCCGACGCGGTTGCTGGCGGGTTGGATAGCGAGCATCGAGAGCAGGTCGGTCCAGATCGGTTCTGA
- a CDS encoding ornithine cyclodeaminase family protein encodes MVRVLSADDVEAVLEIDDLLPVIAEAFEKQHAGAVERPDRPHYPIGTGLDADAPKEPTGTGLCMPAYIHGANYAATKLVAVCEDNADRDLPTVTAQLSLTDAETGQPVGYLSANRITSARTGCIGGLAARELAADGPIDLGVIGAGTQARWQTRAIAAATGDALESIRVYSPSESRVACANDLEAELGVPAEPVSSPREAVSDASVVVTGTTSTEPVFPGDELGPGTLVIAVGAYTPEMRELDDETVESADRIIGDVPDEAAATGDLRGHPDREIEPFGAVLAGETGRQHDDERLVMKSVGSAVLDAASAEMIFEQAASEEVGTTVPL; translated from the coding sequence ATGGTTCGTGTTCTCTCTGCCGACGACGTGGAAGCGGTCCTCGAAATCGACGACCTCCTGCCGGTCATCGCCGAAGCGTTCGAAAAGCAACACGCTGGCGCAGTTGAACGACCCGACCGTCCGCACTACCCGATCGGCACCGGTCTCGACGCCGACGCGCCCAAGGAGCCAACCGGCACAGGGCTCTGCATGCCCGCCTACATCCACGGCGCGAACTACGCCGCGACGAAACTCGTCGCCGTCTGCGAGGACAACGCCGACCGGGACCTGCCGACGGTCACCGCACAGCTCTCGCTAACCGATGCCGAAACCGGTCAGCCCGTTGGCTACCTCTCCGCCAACCGAATTACCAGCGCCCGCACCGGCTGTATCGGCGGCCTCGCCGCACGCGAACTCGCCGCCGACGGCCCCATCGACCTCGGCGTCATCGGTGCCGGCACGCAGGCCCGCTGGCAAACCCGGGCCATTGCCGCCGCAACGGGCGACGCACTCGAGTCCATTCGCGTCTACTCGCCGAGTGAGTCGCGGGTCGCCTGTGCGAACGACCTCGAGGCGGAGTTGGGCGTTCCCGCGGAACCGGTCTCGAGTCCGCGCGAGGCGGTGTCGGACGCGTCGGTGGTCGTGACGGGGACGACGAGCACGGAGCCAGTGTTCCCGGGTGACGAACTCGGGCCGGGGACGCTCGTGATCGCCGTTGGGGCGTACACACCGGAGATGCGGGAGTTGGACGACGAGACGGTCGAGAGTGCGGATCGGATCATCGGTGACGTACCCGACGAGGCGGCAGCAACAGGTGATCTGCGTGGGCATCCGGATCGGGAAATTGAACCGTTCGGGGCCGTCCTTGCAGGAGAGACTGGCCGACAGCACGACGACGAGCGACTCGTCATGAAGAGTGTGGGATCGGCGGTGCTCGACGCCGCGAGCGCCGAGATGATCTTCGAACAGGCGGCTTCGGAGGAGGTTGGGACGACGGTCCCGTTGTAG
- a CDS encoding PAS domain-containing protein: MTLRSVPVVDRITDAFFALDTDFRFTYLNDRAETLLERSRTDLIGRVMWDEFPQTVETQFPDGFHRAMEKQVSVSFDIYHARLETWFETTAYPSEGGLSVYMRDVTERKEQERVIAQHAAVVEAISDAIITLNRNREIVSVNEAMESFLGVDRTELIGEHVEIVPELAEIGDEHAVEMGRAITDVDIGTADTRHVEVPFTDAQGTDRMGEFRFVPIEDNNATVAGVMRDITDQYEYERIAASLHEITRWLLESDDPEEICSIAVHAGSDLLNLPISGIWLLDEEQGYLDPVAGTAGAYEEFGGLPRFNPPQGLIWDVFEAGEVERFDDLSEVDGLYNDETPLQSEVIAPIGTHGVLMTGSLQPDRFDETDVELLSTLVENTRAALDRADREQLLRERTSDLERQTERLEGIADVLSTDLKRQLDAVADALEDERAQTGVGSSTEGEATTSINIDTKPDTDTDTNTNTNSGNNDDVWEFPLAEDSVTTMLDRTERLVDDVREFARNATAVGPRNRILLEQAVNTAAATSRLDADAVKLEQPAVLRADAERFTRLLETAFDDIADRIDEQETAASNETVVQIDLLGVSPDEQSTHDQQQAVIGTESTDRSRGFALVDTAALAPTDPADRIFDTESDPTESETVDGLGLALVRAIANAHDWTLSIDSAENGTRIEIQDVTTLEPL, translated from the coding sequence GTGACACTTCGCTCCGTTCCGGTCGTCGACCGGATTACGGACGCCTTCTTCGCGCTCGATACGGACTTTCGGTTTACGTACCTCAACGACCGCGCGGAGACGCTTCTCGAGCGCTCCCGTACGGACCTGATCGGCCGTGTCATGTGGGACGAGTTTCCACAGACCGTCGAAACGCAGTTCCCCGACGGCTTTCACCGTGCAATGGAGAAACAGGTCTCCGTCTCGTTCGACATCTACCACGCTCGACTCGAGACGTGGTTCGAAACGACGGCCTACCCCTCCGAAGGCGGACTCTCGGTGTACATGCGAGACGTCACCGAACGCAAGGAACAGGAGCGCGTGATCGCACAGCATGCCGCCGTTGTAGAGGCCATCTCCGATGCCATCATCACGCTCAATCGCAACCGCGAAATTGTCTCGGTCAACGAGGCCATGGAGTCGTTCCTCGGCGTCGACCGCACGGAACTGATCGGCGAACACGTCGAAATCGTTCCCGAACTGGCCGAAATCGGCGACGAACACGCAGTCGAGATGGGCCGCGCCATCACTGACGTTGACATCGGAACCGCCGACACGCGCCACGTCGAGGTCCCGTTCACCGATGCCCAGGGAACGGACCGAATGGGCGAATTCCGTTTCGTCCCAATCGAAGACAACAACGCGACCGTCGCCGGCGTCATGCGCGACATCACCGATCAGTACGAGTACGAACGGATCGCTGCCTCACTGCACGAGATTACGCGCTGGCTACTCGAGTCCGACGATCCCGAGGAGATCTGTTCGATTGCGGTCCACGCCGGCAGCGACCTGCTCAATCTGCCGATCAGCGGAATCTGGCTGCTGGACGAGGAGCAAGGGTATCTCGACCCTGTCGCCGGAACGGCTGGTGCGTACGAGGAGTTCGGCGGCCTCCCGCGATTCAACCCGCCACAGGGGCTCATCTGGGATGTCTTCGAGGCTGGCGAAGTCGAACGCTTCGATGACCTGAGTGAAGTCGATGGGCTGTACAACGACGAGACGCCGTTGCAGTCAGAAGTCATCGCGCCCATCGGTACTCACGGCGTCCTGATGACCGGCTCGCTACAGCCGGATCGATTCGACGAAACTGACGTCGAACTGCTCTCGACGCTGGTCGAAAACACCCGGGCGGCGCTCGACCGCGCCGACCGCGAGCAACTCCTGCGCGAGCGCACGAGCGACCTCGAGCGCCAGACCGAACGCCTCGAAGGAATCGCGGACGTGCTCTCGACAGATCTCAAACGACAGCTCGATGCTGTCGCCGACGCACTCGAGGACGAACGTGCACAGACAGGGGTTGGGAGCAGTACTGAGGGAGAGGCTACCACTAGCATCAATATCGACACCAAACCCGACACCGACACCGACACCAACACCAACACCAACAGCGGCAACAACGACGATGTCTGGGAGTTTCCACTCGCCGAAGACTCCGTCACAACCATGCTCGACCGGACGGAGCGACTCGTCGACGACGTGCGAGAATTCGCCCGGAACGCGACCGCCGTCGGCCCGCGAAACCGGATCCTTCTCGAGCAGGCAGTCAACACGGCAGCAGCGACATCGCGACTCGACGCAGACGCAGTGAAACTCGAACAGCCGGCCGTGCTTCGTGCGGACGCCGAACGCTTCACTCGGCTTCTCGAAACCGCGTTCGACGATATTGCTGATCGCATCGACGAACAGGAGACAGCCGCCTCCAACGAGACCGTCGTCCAAATCGACTTGCTCGGCGTTTCGCCGGACGAACAGTCGACACACGACCAGCAACAGGCGGTTATCGGAACCGAATCGACCGACCGATCGCGTGGGTTTGCACTGGTCGACACCGCCGCGTTGGCACCGACCGATCCGGCAGATCGGATCTTCGACACCGAATCAGACCCCACGGAGTCCGAAACAGTCGATGGACTGGGCCTCGCGCTCGTCCGCGCGATTGCGAACGCACACGATTGGACGCTCTCGATCGACTCTGCCGAGAACGGCACTCGCATCGAGATTCAGGACGTAACGACACTCGAACCACTGTAG
- a CDS encoding response regulator, which produces MATDTPTILIVEDEPDLANLYTVWLGDEYDTKTASNGSEALELIDESVDVVLLDRRMPELSGDAVLETIGEREVDCRVAMVTAVEPDFDIVDMGFDDYLVKPVSKDELLQAVERLEVRTTYDEELREFCTLAEKKALLDTEKATAELVESEEYARLEDRLAGSRVQLSDVVADAIEANELEADDDGALSRELNAATGGDVGDGTTTEGGVDDGTTTEGNVGDEVMTEDSGDDGSVTDDRSSEAAEPTDT; this is translated from the coding sequence ATGGCTACCGACACCCCGACCATTCTGATCGTTGAGGATGAACCCGATCTTGCAAATCTCTACACCGTCTGGCTCGGCGACGAGTACGACACGAAGACGGCCTCGAACGGCTCCGAGGCACTCGAGTTGATCGACGAGTCGGTCGATGTCGTGTTGCTCGATCGGCGGATGCCCGAACTCTCGGGTGATGCCGTGCTGGAGACGATCGGCGAGCGCGAGGTGGACTGTCGTGTTGCGATGGTGACTGCGGTCGAGCCGGATTTCGATATTGTCGACATGGGATTCGACGATTATCTCGTCAAGCCGGTGTCGAAGGACGAGTTGTTGCAGGCAGTCGAGCGACTCGAGGTTCGGACAACGTACGACGAGGAGCTTCGTGAGTTCTGTACGCTCGCAGAGAAGAAGGCGTTACTCGATACCGAGAAAGCGACCGCAGAACTCGTCGAGAGCGAGGAGTATGCGAGGCTCGAGGATCGACTGGCGGGGTCACGGGTGCAGCTGTCGGACGTGGTTGCGGATGCGATCGAAGCGAACGAACTCGAGGCGGACGATGATGGGGCGCTGTCTCGGGAGTTGAACGCAGCGACTGGGGGAGATGTTGGTGATGGAACGACGACTGAGGGCGGTGTTGATGATGGAACGACGACTGAGGGCAATGTTGGTGACGAAGTGATGACTGAGGATAGTGGTGACGACGGATCGGTGACCGATGATCGGTCGAGCGAAGCTGCGGAGCCGACCGACACCTAG
- the purL gene encoding phosphoribosylformylglycinamidine synthase subunit PurL has translation MSLADSDHELVVEELGREPTPAEAALFENLWSEHCAYRSSRPLLSAFESEGEQVVIGPGDDAAVVALPESEDEGTDVDADTNADTNGDDSQTYITMGIESHNHPSYVDPFDGAATGVGGIVRDTLSMGAYPIALADSLYFGEFDREHSKYLFEGVVEGISHYGNCIGVPTVAGSVDFHPDYEGNPLVNVACVGLTNEERLVTAEAQEPGNKLVLVGNATGRDGLGGASFASEDLAEDAETEDRPAVQVGDPYAEKLLIEANEQLVDEGLIESARDLGAAGLGGASSELVAKGGLGAAIELERVHQREPNMSALEILLAESQERMCYEVDPENVDRVAEIAARFDLGCSVIGEVTEENYTCTFEGETVVDVDAYFLGEGAPMNDLPSEEPAEPDTDLPDADLSAAFDAVVSSPNTASKRWVYRQYDHEVGVRTSVGPGDDAAIIAVREANTGLAISSGAAPNWTTTAPYDGARAIALENATNIAAKGATPLAAVDCLNGGNPEKPDVYGGFTGIVDGLADMCETLSTPVVGGNVSLYNDSVAGPIPPTPTLAMVGTKTGYEAPPLEVQPTAEGDSELLLVGDLALESDEFALGGSEYLAQFDGSDQFPALPSDEQAADLVGTLASVADDETTLAVHDVSHGGLVVALAEMVSDDAGLDVSVPDVSDLAGALFHEQPGRALIQTDSPEAVRDAFDDVAPVVSLGSTTDDGTLSLTVGDETITTDATEIRDLRATIEDELA, from the coding sequence ATGAGCCTTGCCGATTCGGATCACGAACTCGTCGTCGAGGAACTGGGTCGAGAGCCGACCCCGGCGGAGGCGGCGCTGTTCGAGAACCTCTGGAGCGAACACTGCGCGTACCGCTCCTCGAGACCGTTGCTGTCGGCGTTCGAGAGCGAAGGCGAACAGGTCGTCATCGGGCCAGGCGACGACGCGGCAGTCGTCGCGTTGCCCGAGAGCGAAGACGAGGGGACGGACGTGGACGCAGACACGAACGCGGACACGAACGGAGACGACTCACAGACGTACATCACGATGGGGATCGAGAGCCACAACCACCCCTCCTACGTCGACCCGTTCGACGGCGCTGCAACCGGCGTCGGCGGCATCGTCCGGGACACCCTCTCGATGGGTGCCTACCCCATCGCACTCGCGGACTCGCTGTACTTCGGCGAGTTCGACCGCGAACACTCGAAGTACCTGTTCGAGGGCGTCGTGGAAGGAATTAGCCACTACGGCAACTGTATCGGCGTTCCGACGGTCGCAGGCAGCGTCGACTTCCACCCCGATTACGAGGGCAACCCGCTGGTGAACGTCGCCTGTGTCGGCCTGACGAACGAGGAGCGACTCGTCACTGCCGAAGCCCAGGAGCCCGGCAACAAACTCGTCCTCGTCGGGAACGCGACCGGTCGTGACGGTCTCGGCGGCGCGAGCTTCGCCAGCGAGGACCTGGCCGAGGACGCCGAAACTGAAGACCGACCCGCCGTCCAGGTCGGCGACCCCTACGCCGAGAAGTTGCTCATCGAGGCCAACGAGCAACTTGTCGACGAAGGCCTGATCGAGTCCGCCCGCGACCTCGGGGCCGCTGGACTGGGTGGTGCCTCTAGCGAACTCGTCGCCAAGGGCGGCCTCGGCGCAGCGATCGAACTGGAACGCGTCCACCAGCGTGAGCCGAATATGTCGGCACTCGAGATTCTGCTCGCGGAATCCCAGGAGCGGATGTGCTACGAGGTCGACCCCGAGAACGTCGACCGCGTCGCAGAAATCGCAGCCCGCTTCGATCTGGGCTGCTCGGTCATCGGCGAAGTCACCGAGGAAAACTACACCTGCACCTTCGAGGGCGAGACCGTCGTCGACGTCGACGCGTACTTCCTGGGTGAGGGCGCGCCGATGAACGACCTGCCCAGCGAGGAACCTGCGGAACCCGACACGGATCTGCCGGACGCCGACCTTTCTGCGGCCTTCGATGCGGTCGTCTCCAGCCCGAACACCGCGTCCAAACGCTGGGTCTACCGCCAGTACGACCACGAAGTCGGCGTGCGGACGAGTGTTGGGCCGGGCGACGACGCAGCTATTATCGCCGTTCGAGAGGCCAACACCGGACTCGCCATCTCCTCCGGCGCGGCCCCGAACTGGACGACCACCGCACCGTACGACGGTGCGCGCGCGATCGCACTCGAGAACGCGACGAACATCGCGGCCAAGGGCGCGACACCCCTCGCGGCAGTCGACTGCCTCAACGGTGGCAACCCGGAGAAGCCGGACGTCTACGGCGGCTTCACGGGAATCGTCGACGGCCTCGCGGATATGTGCGAGACGCTCTCGACACCCGTCGTCGGCGGCAACGTCTCGCTGTACAACGACTCCGTTGCCGGCCCGATCCCGCCGACGCCGACGCTCGCGATGGTCGGTACGAAGACAGGCTACGAGGCGCCACCGCTCGAGGTCCAACCCACAGCGGAGGGTGACAGTGAACTCCTCCTCGTCGGCGACCTCGCACTCGAGTCGGACGAGTTCGCACTCGGTGGGTCGGAGTATCTCGCACAGTTTGACGGCAGCGATCAGTTCCCCGCACTCCCGTCGGACGAGCAAGCGGCTGACCTGGTCGGCACGCTCGCGTCTGTCGCGGACGACGAGACGACGCTCGCAGTACACGACGTGAGCCACGGTGGCCTCGTGGTTGCGCTCGCGGAAATGGTCTCCGACGACGCGGGTCTCGATGTCTCGGTTCCCGACGTGAGCGATCTTGCGGGTGCGCTGTTCCACGAACAGCCCGGACGTGCACTGATCCAGACCGACTCGCCCGAGGCCGTCCGCGACGCGTTCGACGACGTTGCGCCGGTCGTCTCCCTCGGTTCGACCACTGACGACGGCACGCTCTCGCTGACCGTCGGGGACGAGACGATCACGACCGATGCAACCGAGATTCGCGACCTGCGCGCGACGATCGAGGACGAACTCGCGTAA
- a CDS encoding PHP domain-containing protein, which produces MLSVELHAHSALSYDGRDPVELILEQADAVGLDAIAVTDHDEIDASLEAAERAPDYGLIGIPAMEISSKAGHILGFGLEEAVPPGLSYETTLQEIRDQGGLAVIPHPFQESRHGVMARISREELAMGDAIEVYNSRLLTGRANRQAERYAEARNLPMTAGSDAHISEMVGQAVTRVDADERSADAILQAIREGRTTVEGKRTPWHISFRQAAGGVSRRVRNGVMGIFQ; this is translated from the coding sequence GTGCTGTCGGTCGAACTCCACGCTCACTCGGCGCTCTCATACGACGGCCGTGACCCGGTCGAACTCATCTTAGAACAGGCCGACGCCGTCGGACTCGACGCCATCGCCGTGACGGACCACGACGAGATCGACGCGAGTCTCGAGGCCGCCGAGCGCGCGCCCGACTACGGACTGATCGGCATCCCCGCCATGGAAATCTCGAGCAAAGCCGGCCACATCCTCGGCTTTGGACTCGAGGAAGCCGTCCCGCCCGGACTCTCCTACGAAACGACGCTCCAGGAGATCCGCGACCAGGGCGGTCTCGCCGTGATCCCCCACCCTTTCCAGGAATCACGCCACGGTGTCATGGCTCGTATTTCACGCGAGGAACTCGCGATGGGTGACGCCATCGAGGTCTACAACTCCCGGCTGCTGACCGGCCGCGCCAACCGTCAGGCTGAACGGTACGCTGAAGCTCGAAACCTCCCGATGACCGCGGGCAGCGACGCCCACATCAGCGAGATGGTCGGGCAGGCCGTCACCCGCGTCGACGCCGACGAACGCTCCGCCGACGCCATCCTGCAGGCGATCCGGGAGGGTCGAACTACCGTCGAAGGCAAACGAACACCCTGGCACATCAGCTTCCGCCAGGCCGCCGGCGGCGTCTCGCGGCGGGTTCGAAACGGTGTCATGGGGATCTTTCAATGA
- a CDS encoding asparagine synthase C-terminal domain-containing protein: protein MTRDESVSSAAPVSPPPLRGTDLDTVRAALESREPLPGTPGFAGVVEIDGQDHLVRDVLGRVPLFVERDQPPTPNPTPADAWAYTPEELDAPLPFPAGAVATPDDSAPQQRWTLPEPDPIEDSDTARAVLESAIETATTEAAATDAEIAVAFSGGVDSALVAELLDAPLYVVGFPDSHDVEAARSAAAAMGRELTVVELEPADLERAVPEIARATGRTNAMDIQIALPLYLVGERVAADGFDALAVGQGADELFGGYEKVVRLDHRVEAETTRGAVREQIRSLPEQLPRDVRAIEAAGLEPVAPLLHDDVVSAALRLPDDLLADEETRKRGFRQVAAEHLPETVAMRDKKAVQYGSLVARELDRLARQAGYKRRMDDHVTKYVESLLEN, encoded by the coding sequence ATGACACGAGACGAGTCTGTGTCCTCAGCCGCCCCCGTATCACCACCCCCACTCCGCGGAACCGACCTCGACACAGTCCGGGCCGCACTCGAGTCCCGCGAGCCACTGCCCGGCACGCCCGGCTTCGCTGGTGTCGTCGAAATTGACGGCCAGGATCACCTCGTTCGCGACGTTCTGGGCCGCGTGCCACTGTTCGTCGAACGCGATCAGCCTCCGACCCCGAACCCAACACCGGCCGACGCGTGGGCGTACACCCCCGAAGAACTCGACGCACCACTCCCGTTTCCCGCTGGTGCCGTCGCCACCCCTGACGACAGCGCACCGCAACAGCGGTGGACACTCCCCGAGCCCGACCCGATCGAGGACTCCGACACAGCGCGGGCTGTACTCGAGTCCGCCATCGAGACGGCGACGACCGAGGCCGCTGCAACTGACGCAGAGATCGCGGTTGCCTTCTCGGGTGGCGTCGACTCCGCGCTCGTCGCCGAACTCCTCGACGCGCCGCTGTACGTCGTCGGCTTCCCGGACAGCCACGACGTCGAGGCAGCCCGCAGTGCCGCCGCAGCGATGGGCCGCGAACTAACCGTGGTCGAACTCGAGCCGGCCGACCTCGAGCGCGCCGTTCCCGAAATCGCGCGCGCGACCGGGCGCACGAACGCGATGGATATTCAGATCGCGCTGCCGCTGTACCTGGTCGGCGAACGCGTCGCCGCCGACGGGTTCGACGCGCTCGCGGTTGGACAGGGTGCGGACGAACTGTTCGGCGGCTACGAGAAGGTAGTCCGACTCGACCACCGCGTCGAGGCCGAGACGACCCGTGGAGCCGTCCGCGAGCAGATTCGAAGCCTTCCCGAGCAGCTCCCACGGGACGTACGCGCCATCGAAGCTGCCGGCCTCGAGCCGGTCGCGCCGCTGTTACACGATGACGTTGTTAGTGCGGCGCTTCGGCTACCCGACGACCTGCTCGCCGACGAGGAGACGCGAAAACGCGGCTTCCGGCAAGTCGCGGCCGAGCACCTGCCGGAGACAGTCGCGATGCGGGACAAAAAGGCCGTGCAGTACGGCAGTCTCGTCGCGCGCGAACTCGACCGGCTGGCCCGCCAGGCGGGCTACAAGCGCCGGATGGACGACCACGTGACGAAGTACGTGGAATCGCTACTCGAGAACTAA
- a CDS encoding cupin domain-containing protein, with protein sequence MATESLDRYDDALAALDPGEGELESTELVVTDDVLVKAFALGPGAELEAHEHGDSTNFFHVLEGTVTVIQDGEHEQIDAPGTVLHERGVAHGAKNETDETVVFTASLCPLPS encoded by the coding sequence ATGGCTACGGAATCACTCGATCGCTACGACGACGCACTGGCAGCGCTCGATCCAGGCGAAGGGGAACTCGAGTCCACCGAACTCGTCGTCACCGACGACGTGCTGGTGAAGGCGTTCGCGCTCGGCCCCGGCGCAGAACTCGAGGCACACGAACACGGCGACAGCACGAACTTCTTCCACGTTCTCGAGGGGACGGTGACGGTGATTCAGGACGGCGAGCACGAACAGATCGACGCGCCGGGAACTGTGCTCCACGAGCGGGGTGTCGCCCACGGAGCGAAAAACGAGACCGACGAGACGGTGGTCTTTACGGCGAGTCTGTGTCCGTTGCCGTCCTGA